A window of the Polaribacter batillariae genome harbors these coding sequences:
- a CDS encoding DEAD/DEAH box helicase, translating into MTFKDLGLSASLVKAVEEKGYTQPSPIQEKAIPHILEGKDILASAQTGTGKTAGFTLPVLQYLAETKHPKYRPLRALVLTPTRELAAQVYDNVREYSKYVNIKSAVVFGGVKAKPQIATLKNGVDILVATPGRLLDLHDQKAVSFKRVDVLILDEADRMLDMGFVRDINKIISFMPEKRQNLLFSATFSNDIKKLAAGILKNPVSVETAPQNSTAKKVTHKVYKVDKKQKTALAIKLIKDNNWSQVLVFTRTKHGANKLTEKFIKAGISAAAIHGNKSQGARTKALRNFKDNSIKILVATDIAARGLDIPLLPHVINFELPNVPEDYVHRIGRTGRAGAAGEAISFVCSEETEYQKEIEKILNEKLNSLVLEGFEPTDTAPPKRAATQSKGSFGKKKKQQFSNGGANKKTDPKTSAARKRKPHFKGNKPASSVRGRTGAPKKKRY; encoded by the coding sequence ATGACATTTAAAGACTTAGGTTTGTCTGCATCATTGGTAAAAGCAGTTGAAGAGAAAGGATACACCCAACCATCACCTATACAAGAAAAAGCAATTCCGCATATTTTAGAAGGCAAAGATATTTTAGCTTCTGCACAAACAGGAACAGGAAAAACAGCAGGTTTTACCTTGCCTGTTTTACAATATTTAGCAGAAACAAAACATCCTAAATACAGACCGTTAAGAGCTTTGGTTTTAACACCAACAAGAGAATTAGCGGCACAGGTTTACGATAATGTAAGAGAATACAGTAAATATGTAAATATAAAATCTGCTGTAGTTTTTGGTGGTGTAAAAGCCAAACCACAAATTGCAACATTAAAAAACGGTGTAGATATTTTAGTAGCCACACCAGGTAGATTACTAGATTTACACGACCAAAAAGCCGTTTCTTTTAAACGAGTTGATGTGTTAATCTTAGATGAAGCAGACAGAATGTTAGACATGGGTTTTGTTAGAGACATTAACAAAATTATTAGTTTTATGCCAGAAAAGCGTCAGAATTTACTGTTTTCTGCCACATTTTCTAACGATATTAAAAAACTAGCCGCTGGTATTTTAAAAAACCCGGTTTCTGTGGAAACTGCTCCGCAAAACTCAACAGCTAAAAAAGTAACACACAAGGTTTATAAAGTTGATAAAAAGCAAAAAACTGCGTTAGCTATTAAGCTGATAAAAGATAACAATTGGAGTCAGGTTTTGGTGTTTACAAGAACAAAACACGGTGCTAATAAATTAACTGAGAAATTTATTAAAGCAGGAATTTCTGCAGCCGCCATTCACGGAAATAAAAGTCAAGGTGCAAGAACGAAAGCGCTGCGAAATTTTAAAGACAATTCTATTAAAATTTTAGTAGCCACAGATATTGCTGCTCGTGGTTTAGATATTCCTTTATTGCCTCATGTAATTAATTTTGAATTGCCAAATGTACCAGAAGATTATGTACATAGAATTGGTAGAACAGGAAGAGCTGGTGCTGCTGGAGAAGCAATTTCTTTTGTTTGTAGTGAAGAAACCGAGTACCAAAAAGAAATTGAAAAAATATTAAATGAGAAATTAAATTCGTTGGTTTTAGAAGGTTTTGAACCTACAGATACTGCCCCACCCAAAAGAGCTGCAACTCAAAGCAAAGGTTCTTTTGGTAAAAAGAAAAAGCAACAGTTTTCTAATGGAGGTGCTAATAAAAAAACAGATCCTAAAACAAGTGCAGCACGAAAAAGAAAACCACATTTTAAAGGCAATAAACCTGCAAGTTCTGTTCGTGGAAGAACTGGCGCTCCTAAAAAGAAGCGTTATTAA
- a CDS encoding aminopeptidase P family protein, with protein sequence MKYNPIDSQLFIKNRKNFASQMKQNSIAVFNSNDIYPISADSTMPFEQHRDIFYLSGVDQEESVLMLFPDCPNENLREVLFVRETNDHIAVWEGEKLTKEAAFKTSGIKTVYWLQDLEKILFEMATYADTFYINTNEHYRASVTTETREDRFTKWLLAKYPAHSVAKSNPILQRLRAVKDPIELDLMQHACNITEKGFRRILNFIKPGVWEYEIEAELLHEFVRNRSKGFAYTPIIASGNNANVLHYIENNQACKAGDLILFDVAAEYANYKSDLSRTVPVSGRFSDRQKAVYNAVNHVKKEATKLLVPGTLWKEYHVEVGDIMTAELLKLGLLDKADVQNEDKNWPAYKKYFMHGTSHHIGLDTHDYGLLHEPMQANNVFTVEPGIYIPDEGFGIRLEDDVVIQEKGAPFNLMRNIPIEADEIEEIMNS encoded by the coding sequence ATGAAATACAATCCTATAGACTCACAATTATTTATCAAAAACCGTAAAAACTTCGCTTCGCAAATGAAGCAAAATAGTATTGCTGTTTTTAATTCTAATGACATTTACCCAATAAGTGCAGACAGCACAATGCCTTTTGAACAACACAGAGACATCTTCTATTTATCTGGCGTCGATCAAGAAGAAAGTGTTTTAATGTTGTTTCCAGATTGCCCAAATGAAAATTTAAGAGAGGTTTTATTTGTTAGAGAAACCAACGACCATATTGCAGTTTGGGAAGGAGAAAAACTAACCAAAGAAGCTGCTTTTAAAACAAGTGGCATTAAAACGGTTTATTGGTTGCAAGATTTGGAAAAAATCTTGTTTGAAATGGCTACCTATGCAGATACTTTTTATATTAATACCAACGAACACTATAGGGCTTCTGTGACAACAGAAACCCGCGAAGATCGTTTTACAAAATGGTTATTGGCAAAATATCCTGCGCATTCTGTGGCGAAAAGTAATCCTATTTTACAACGTTTGCGTGCTGTAAAAGACCCTATTGAATTAGATTTAATGCAACATGCTTGTAATATTACCGAAAAAGGGTTTCGTAGAATTTTAAATTTTATAAAACCAGGTGTTTGGGAGTATGAAATTGAAGCAGAATTGTTGCACGAATTTGTGAGAAATAGATCTAAAGGATTTGCATACACACCAATTATAGCTTCTGGAAATAACGCGAATGTTTTGCATTATATCGAAAATAATCAAGCGTGTAAAGCTGGCGATTTAATTTTGTTTGATGTTGCAGCAGAATATGCCAATTATAAGAGTGATTTAAGTAGAACAGTACCCGTTTCTGGTCGTTTTTCTGACAGACAAAAAGCAGTATATAATGCAGTAAACCATGTGAAAAAAGAAGCTACCAAATTATTAGTTCCTGGAACTTTATGGAAAGAATATCATGTTGAAGTGGGTGATATTATGACTGCTGAGTTATTAAAATTAGGTTTATTAGACAAAGCGGATGTGCAAAATGAAGACAAAAATTGGCCTGCTTATAAGAAATATTTTATGCATGGTACGAGTCATCATATTGGTTTAGATACGCATGATTATGGCCTTTTACACGAGCCTATGCAAGCAAATAATGTGTTTACTGTAGAACCTGGAATTTATATTCCTGATGAAGGTTTTGGAATTCGCTTAGAAGACGATGTAGTGATTCAAGAAAAAGGAGCACCTTTTAATTTAATGAGAAATATTCCTATTGAAGCAGATGAAATCGAAGAGATTATGAACTCGTAA
- a CDS encoding DoxX family membrane protein, translating into MKIGNLLIRIGFGLLFVWGGLEKFIEGFLGGVGLQNMADFLKSSGLAFLGDTGTYILGAILAALELAAGILLLINKRLFEAYAFLAFIMLMALVLVHIPSGNWMNIMIHIALLFSLAGLAIENKQ; encoded by the coding sequence ATGAAAATTGGAAATTTATTAATACGTATTGGCTTCGGACTTTTATTTGTTTGGGGAGGTTTAGAAAAATTTATTGAAGGCTTTTTAGGAGGCGTAGGACTTCAAAATATGGCAGATTTTCTTAAAAGTAGCGGTCTTGCTTTTTTAGGAGATACTGGAACTTATATTCTAGGTGCAATTTTGGCTGCATTAGAATTAGCTGCTGGTATATTGTTACTAATTAATAAACGGCTTTTCGAAGCATATGCTTTTTTAGCATTTATTATGTTAATGGCTTTGGTTTTAGTGCACATTCCTTCAGGAAATTGGATGAATATTATGATTCATATTGCGCTTTTATTCTCTTTAGCAGGTTTGGCTATAGAAAATAAGCAATAA
- a CDS encoding SMP-30/gluconolactonase/LRE family protein, with amino-acid sequence MLKKTFLKALPLLLVGIFYSCKEEKLSNKSIDFTKEFLFTKGIEGPAVDSQGNLYAVNFQKEGTIGKVDKNGNTSLFIQLPNNSIGNGIRFDKNDNMFIADYVNHHILQVRKGEKSVRIFASDATMNQPNDLAIAPNVNLYASDPNWSKNSGNLWLIKDEKITLLEKDMGTTNGVEVSPDGKKLYVNESVQRNIWVYDINSDGTVTNKKLFKKFTDFGMDGMRCDTQGNLYVCRYGKGTVVMLSPEGKMLREIELKGKNVTNIAFGGKDKKQCFVTVSDRGCFETFFAEFPGRSF; translated from the coding sequence ATGTTAAAGAAGACCTTTCTAAAAGCACTACCACTGCTACTTGTAGGAATTTTTTATTCTTGTAAAGAAGAAAAATTAAGCAATAAAAGTATCGATTTTACAAAAGAATTTCTTTTTACAAAAGGTATTGAAGGCCCAGCTGTAGATAGCCAAGGCAATTTATATGCAGTTAATTTTCAAAAAGAAGGAACTATTGGTAAAGTCGATAAAAACGGAAATACATCGTTATTTATACAACTTCCAAACAATAGTATTGGTAATGGAATTCGTTTTGATAAAAACGACAATATGTTTATTGCAGATTATGTAAATCATCATATTTTACAAGTAAGAAAAGGCGAAAAAAGTGTTCGCATTTTTGCGTCAGATGCTACAATGAATCAACCAAACGATTTAGCGATTGCCCCCAACGTAAATTTATATGCAAGCGACCCAAACTGGTCTAAAAATTCGGGTAATTTATGGTTGATAAAAGACGAAAAAATTACTTTATTGGAAAAAGATATGGGTACAACCAATGGTGTCGAGGTAAGCCCAGATGGAAAAAAATTATATGTAAACGAGTCTGTACAACGCAATATTTGGGTGTACGATATCAATTCAGATGGAACAGTAACAAATAAGAAACTATTCAAGAAATTTACTGATTTTGGTATGGATGGAATGCGATGTGATACCCAAGGAAACCTATACGTTTGTAGATACGGAAAAGGTACTGTGGTAATGCTTTCTCCAGAAGGAAAAATGTTGAGAGAAATTGAATTAAAAGGTAAAAATGTAACCAATATTGCCTTTGGTGGAAAAGATAAAAAACAATGTTTTGTAACAGTGTCAGATAGAGGTTGTTTTGAAACGTTTTTTGCTGAATTTCCAGGAAGAAGTTTTTAA
- a CDS encoding beta-N-acetylhexosaminidase → MKKIIAIIFLYLLNYSSFSQNKLSDTYHLMPWPQEISSNNTSFKIDEKLTIYINGKDVKKRVNKASVQFLRRLANRTGIFIDEGFPTKNKNASIEINFDTISNLTTESDESYSLTTTKNKINIHAKTDVGAIRALETLLQLVHFNKKGYYFKGVSITDSPRFVWRGLMIDVARHFQPIAVIKRNLDAMASVKLNVFHWHLTDDQGFRVESKIFPKLQEVAADGLFYTQEQIKDVVKYASDLGIRVVPEFDVPGHASAILTAYPALGSKEGYKYHVERFSGVFDPTLNPTKEVTYLFLETLFKEMAPLFPDEYFHIGGDENEGKHWNENLEIQKFKQKHNLKTNHDLQTYFNIRLEKILNKLGKKLMGWDEILTPSTPKTAVIHSWRGKQEGLQQSTLIKAAKKGYQTVLSNGYYIDRVQSVEKHYTVDPIGNAVLTKEERKRILGAEATMWSELVTPLTIDSRIWPRTAAIAERFWSSKEVTDVDNMHKRLKVINFQLEKLGITHIKNKDVILRNISNYQDITALKVLTDICEPLKIYSRNKGGTEYKTFSPFTLFADACTPDAPDAKLFNKAVDRYLANKSNKNQTKLVAFFNMWIDNHTDFQKINNNPKTIVLEPLSKNLALLSSILKTGLISNEISTNNYKKALKLIDELKKPIADTELVIVSSLKKIVINHKK, encoded by the coding sequence ATGAAAAAAATTATTGCAATTATATTTCTTTACCTTTTAAATTATTCCTCTTTTTCACAGAATAAGCTATCAGACACATATCATTTAATGCCTTGGCCACAAGAAATTAGCTCAAATAATACTTCTTTTAAAATTGATGAAAAACTTACGATTTATATCAATGGAAAAGATGTAAAAAAAAGAGTAAACAAAGCTTCCGTACAATTTTTAAGAAGACTAGCCAATAGAACAGGTATTTTTATAGACGAAGGGTTTCCTACAAAAAATAAAAATGCATCCATAGAAATTAATTTCGATACAATTTCTAACTTAACCACAGAAAGCGATGAGTCTTATTCGTTAACTACAACTAAAAATAAAATTAACATCCATGCAAAAACAGACGTGGGTGCAATAAGAGCCTTAGAAACACTCTTACAATTGGTTCATTTTAATAAAAAAGGTTATTATTTTAAAGGAGTTTCTATAACAGACTCCCCAAGATTTGTTTGGCGAGGATTAATGATAGATGTTGCACGTCACTTTCAGCCAATTGCTGTTATTAAACGAAATTTAGATGCTATGGCTTCCGTAAAATTAAATGTTTTCCATTGGCATTTAACAGACGATCAGGGTTTTAGAGTAGAATCTAAAATATTTCCAAAGCTACAAGAAGTTGCAGCAGATGGGTTATTTTATACACAAGAACAAATAAAAGACGTTGTAAAATATGCATCAGATTTAGGAATAAGAGTTGTTCCAGAGTTTGATGTTCCTGGGCACGCATCTGCCATTTTAACAGCATACCCAGCACTAGGAAGCAAAGAAGGTTATAAGTATCATGTAGAACGTTTTTCAGGTGTTTTCGACCCAACTTTAAACCCAACCAAAGAAGTTACCTATCTTTTTTTAGAAACTTTGTTTAAAGAGATGGCACCATTATTTCCTGATGAATATTTTCATATAGGAGGAGATGAAAACGAAGGAAAACATTGGAATGAGAATCTAGAAATTCAAAAATTTAAACAAAAACACAACCTAAAAACGAATCACGATTTACAAACATACTTTAACATTAGGCTAGAGAAAATATTAAATAAATTAGGCAAAAAATTAATGGGCTGGGACGAGATTTTAACTCCATCTACCCCAAAAACAGCCGTAATTCATTCTTGGAGAGGAAAACAAGAAGGTTTGCAGCAAAGTACTTTAATAAAAGCCGCAAAAAAAGGGTATCAGACTGTACTTTCTAATGGTTATTATATAGATAGAGTACAGTCTGTAGAAAAACATTACACTGTAGATCCAATAGGAAATGCAGTTTTAACAAAAGAAGAACGCAAACGAATTTTAGGAGCAGAAGCAACCATGTGGAGTGAGTTGGTTACACCCTTAACCATAGATTCTCGAATTTGGCCAAGAACGGCAGCAATAGCTGAAAGGTTTTGGTCTAGTAAAGAGGTTACAGATGTAGATAACATGCATAAAAGATTAAAAGTTATTAATTTTCAATTAGAAAAATTAGGAATTACACATATTAAAAATAAAGATGTTATTTTAAGAAACATAAGCAATTACCAAGACATTACTGCTTTAAAAGTACTTACAGATATCTGCGAACCTCTAAAAATTTACTCAAGAAATAAAGGCGGTACAGAATACAAAACATTTTCTCCTTTTACGTTATTTGCAGATGCATGTACTCCAGATGCTCCAGATGCAAAACTTTTTAACAAAGCTGTCGATCGTTATTTAGCAAACAAATCGAACAAAAATCAAACAAAATTGGTTGCCTTTTTTAATATGTGGATAGATAATCATACAGATTTTCAAAAAATAAATAACAATCCAAAAACAATTGTTTTAGAACCTCTTTCAAAGAATTTAGCTTTGCTATCTTCAATTTTAAAAACGGGGTTAATTTCGAATGAAATATCAACAAATAATTATAAAAAAGCTTTAAAATTGATAGACGAGCTAAAAAAACCAATTGCAGATACAGAATTGGTAATTGTATCTAGTTTAAAAAAAATAGTAATAAACCATAAAAAATAA
- a CDS encoding SusD/RagB family nutrient-binding outer membrane lipoprotein, with protein sequence MRTVKIILYSALFLITVSCTGDFDEINTKQNGFESDELSAKFFITETQYQLYAPGRFEYWRAHLIHADRYAGHFTFGHDQSWWSDGLSYTYNAGYTDASWDWFSNYFGKVKNFLDLTKVGGNFENERMYATGLIIKSLYYQMYTDTFGMIPYSEAGVEGNLTPKYDTQKEIYTGIIADLDEAMAIIGSETSTGGLVEDLGDNDLYCGGDLQKWKKLANTLKLRIGMRALGATGENFATKTINEALGSPLLEVSVIMEKDTKIGQFGSAAYGDVWNNFGAGSDWTMGATLINTLKDNNDPRLAIYAAPAPGGEFVFEKSAANPDYQEQLDFIINTLDDANATYTKTIVGDKTTLVVDANQYIGQPTRLNDLIKPMVKYDMFSKPSSIIIQATGKGVPVYSEIIMSSAEAYFLKAEAAVRGIGNGNAQDLFESGIREAMKLWEVSSGQVDTYVMNEDAADISTGTLEEKLEKIATQRWLASYTDGFEAWAVVRDYGYPKELADGVSEPAIFELGTLNGKYPQRMRYGSGAQSNPNYTNAIATQGADNQGTKLWFAK encoded by the coding sequence ATGAGAACAGTAAAAATAATTCTATATAGCGCTTTATTTCTTATAACGGTTTCTTGTACAGGAGATTTTGACGAAATAAACACAAAACAAAATGGTTTTGAATCAGATGAATTGAGTGCCAAATTTTTTATTACAGAAACACAATATCAATTATATGCACCTGGAAGATTTGAGTACTGGAGAGCACATTTAATTCATGCAGACCGTTATGCGGGGCATTTTACTTTTGGTCACGACCAATCGTGGTGGAGTGATGGATTAAGTTACACTTATAATGCAGGATATACAGATGCTTCTTGGGATTGGTTTTCCAACTATTTTGGGAAGGTTAAAAACTTCTTAGATTTAACAAAAGTTGGCGGGAATTTCGAAAATGAAAGAATGTATGCTACAGGGCTTATTATTAAGTCTTTATATTACCAAATGTATACAGATACTTTTGGAATGATACCTTATAGTGAAGCTGGTGTAGAAGGTAATTTAACACCAAAATATGATACTCAGAAAGAGATTTATACTGGTATTATTGCAGATTTAGATGAAGCAATGGCTATAATTGGTTCAGAAACAAGTACAGGAGGTTTAGTAGAAGACTTAGGAGATAATGATCTTTATTGTGGTGGTGATTTACAGAAATGGAAAAAATTAGCCAATACACTTAAATTAAGAATTGGTATGCGTGCTCTTGGAGCAACAGGTGAAAACTTTGCAACTAAAACAATAAACGAAGCTTTAGGTAGTCCTTTATTAGAAGTAAGTGTTATTATGGAGAAGGATACTAAAATCGGTCAATTTGGAAGTGCGGCTTATGGAGATGTTTGGAATAATTTTGGTGCAGGATCAGATTGGACAATGGGTGCAACTTTAATTAATACGTTAAAAGATAATAACGACCCAAGATTGGCTATTTATGCAGCTCCTGCTCCTGGTGGAGAGTTTGTTTTTGAAAAATCGGCTGCAAATCCAGATTATCAAGAGCAATTAGATTTTATTATTAACACTTTAGATGATGCAAATGCTACATACACAAAAACAATTGTGGGCGATAAAACTACCTTAGTAGTAGATGCAAACCAATATATTGGGCAACCCACAAGATTAAATGATTTAATAAAGCCAATGGTTAAATACGATATGTTTAGCAAACCAAGTAGCATTATTATCCAAGCAACAGGAAAAGGAGTTCCAGTATATTCAGAAATAATTATGTCAAGTGCAGAAGCATATTTTCTAAAAGCAGAAGCAGCTGTTAGAGGTATTGGAAATGGAAATGCACAAGATTTATTTGAATCTGGTATTAGAGAAGCAATGAAGCTTTGGGAGGTATCTAGTGGTCAAGTAGATACTTATGTGATGAATGAAGATGCAGCAGATATTTCTACTGGAACTTTAGAAGAAAAATTAGAAAAAATTGCGACTCAACGTTGGTTAGCAAGTTATACAGATGGGTTTGAAGCTTGGGCTGTAGTAAGAGACTACGGATATCCAAAAGAATTAGCAGACGGAGTTTCAGAACCTGCAATATTCGAATTAGGAACCTTAAATGGTAAATATCCCCAACGCATGCGTTATGGTAGTGGTGCACAATCGAACCCTAATTATACAAATGCTATTGCTACACAAGGGGCAGACAATCAAGGAACTAAATTGTGGTTTGCTAAATAA
- a CDS encoding SusC/RagA family TonB-linked outer membrane protein, which produces MRKIHTLLIVIFSLAFSNYGFAQEKTISGKVTSKSDGATLPGVSVIVQGTTKGTETNFDGEYTIKASVGDVLSFSYLGMKEKTVTVAKSNTINVVLEDAENQLDEIVVTALGISREKKSLGYAVSELKGASVSLAKEANVVNSLAGKVAGVVITQSTSGAAGGTRVVIRGNNSITGNNQPLYVVDGVPIDNSGNGSANSDGKAEFFRDDLGTGVSDINPDDIESMSILKGPNAAALYGSRASNGVILITTKKGGTGKGLGISFTSNISMQNPLLLPEYQNEYGGGVNGAFAADLNQLKGSGSWGPKFDGSQQLYYTGENRAYTAQPNNVKNFFRTGSNIVNTIAISKSTENSSLRFSYSNSRINEILPNSSVDRNNFNLRGFSKITDKFTLDAKVTYFLQNAKNRARQGTEGIMAYLYGLRRNININDLKNYQDLSQGYGVIAPTNSGGNPYWILNQDNNEDTRKRFTGFAKAQYEFNTNFKAFVRVGTDVIDQQTERYEATGHHFKPLGTLGYNTYDTSETNYDFLLMYNKDINDDFSITANFGGNALHATSKVSTIYGEEFKIPGKQYITNTNPERLRVTQSELVEKKVHSLYGSASLSYKGMAYLDVTGRNDWSSALAAENRSYFYNSASLSLLLNKMFNIESEKVNFTKLRFSYAKVGNDTDAHQIVNLFDVASNGYLGNVTVAGPTTKFSKSLKPEDVTSTEVGFEIKALQNRLFADFTYYSINSKDLIFNVPVDPATGFRFFRENVGEITNKGFEFMVGGTPIRTDNFDWTISANMAGNKNKLVSLIDGQDFFQFTTSNNGVVDVRAQVGEGFGDIYGTDWLRTDDGKLLLTATGRPQATSERVKLGNYQPDFTGGITNTFNYKNFSLNFLVDFRIGGQIYSATDAALDNSGASTRSLKYREGGVTLDGVTDNNGTLIQNTTNITAQEYWGAVSGIASEYVYDQTNARLREVSATYRLSSKTLENTFINAASVSLTGRNLFFFFRDSKNFDPESSYSTSNFAQGVLYYNLPTTSSFGLSLNIKF; this is translated from the coding sequence ATGAGAAAAATTCACACACTACTTATCGTAATTTTTTCTTTGGCTTTTTCCAATTACGGATTTGCCCAAGAAAAAACAATTTCAGGTAAAGTAACATCTAAATCAGATGGGGCTACCTTACCAGGAGTAAGCGTTATTGTACAAGGTACAACAAAAGGAACAGAAACCAATTTCGATGGAGAGTACACCATTAAAGCTTCTGTAGGAGACGTATTAAGTTTTTCTTACTTAGGTATGAAAGAAAAAACAGTTACTGTAGCGAAATCGAACACAATTAATGTCGTTTTAGAAGATGCAGAAAATCAATTAGACGAAATTGTGGTAACTGCTTTAGGAATTAGCAGAGAGAAAAAATCTTTGGGTTATGCTGTTTCCGAGTTAAAAGGAGCTTCTGTTTCTTTAGCAAAAGAAGCAAATGTTGTTAATTCGTTAGCAGGTAAAGTAGCTGGTGTTGTAATTACACAATCTACATCTGGTGCAGCAGGTGGTACCAGAGTTGTTATTAGAGGAAATAACTCAATAACAGGAAACAACCAACCATTATATGTTGTAGATGGTGTTCCAATAGATAATTCTGGAAATGGTTCTGCAAATAGTGATGGAAAAGCAGAATTTTTCCGTGACGATTTAGGTACAGGTGTTTCAGATATTAATCCTGATGATATAGAATCTATGTCTATTTTAAAAGGACCTAATGCTGCTGCATTATATGGTTCAAGGGCAAGTAATGGTGTAATTCTTATTACTACTAAAAAAGGAGGTACTGGAAAAGGGTTAGGAATTTCTTTTACTTCGAACATCTCTATGCAAAACCCTTTATTATTACCAGAATATCAAAACGAATATGGAGGTGGAGTTAATGGCGCTTTTGCAGCAGATTTAAACCAGCTTAAAGGATCTGGTTCTTGGGGACCAAAATTCGATGGTTCTCAACAATTATATTACACTGGAGAAAATAGAGCATATACAGCACAACCAAATAATGTAAAAAACTTTTTTAGAACAGGTTCTAATATTGTAAACACAATAGCAATTAGTAAAAGCACAGAAAATTCTTCTCTACGTTTTTCGTATTCAAACTCTAGAATAAATGAAATTCTACCAAACTCTTCAGTAGATAGAAATAATTTTAATTTGAGAGGATTTTCTAAAATTACAGATAAGTTTACCTTAGACGCTAAGGTTACTTATTTTTTACAAAATGCTAAAAACCGTGCAAGGCAGGGTACAGAAGGTATTATGGCATATTTATATGGTTTAAGAAGAAATATAAACATTAATGATCTTAAAAACTACCAAGATTTATCACAAGGCTATGGTGTAATTGCTCCGACAAATAGCGGTGGAAACCCGTATTGGATTTTAAACCAAGATAATAATGAAGATACAAGAAAGAGGTTTACAGGTTTTGCAAAAGCACAATACGAATTTAACACTAATTTTAAAGCGTTTGTAAGAGTTGGAACAGATGTAATAGATCAACAAACAGAAAGATATGAAGCAACTGGGCATCATTTTAAACCATTAGGTACTTTAGGTTATAATACTTATGATACTTCTGAAACTAATTACGATTTCTTATTAATGTACAATAAAGATATTAATGACGATTTTAGTATAACTGCAAATTTTGGAGGAAATGCGCTACATGCAACTTCTAAAGTTTCTACAATTTATGGAGAAGAGTTTAAAATTCCTGGGAAACAATACATAACAAATACCAATCCAGAAAGATTAAGAGTAACACAATCGGAATTAGTTGAAAAGAAAGTACACTCTTTATACGGTTCTGCTTCTTTATCATACAAAGGAATGGCGTATTTAGATGTAACAGGAAGAAATGATTGGTCTTCTGCTTTAGCTGCAGAAAATAGATCTTACTTTTACAATTCTGCAAGTTTAAGCTTACTTTTAAACAAAATGTTTAATATCGAATCTGAAAAAGTAAACTTTACTAAGTTACGTTTTAGTTATGCAAAAGTTGGTAATGATACAGACGCGCATCAAATTGTAAATTTATTTGATGTTGCTTCCAATGGATATTTAGGTAACGTAACTGTTGCAGGTCCAACAACTAAGTTTAGTAAAAGCTTAAAGCCAGAAGATGTAACTTCAACAGAAGTTGGTTTTGAAATAAAAGCATTACAAAATAGACTTTTTGCAGATTTTACTTATTATTCTATAAACTCGAAAGATTTAATATTTAATGTTCCAGTAGATCCTGCAACAGGTTTTAGATTCTTTAGAGAAAACGTTGGTGAAATTACAAACAAAGGTTTCGAATTTATGGTTGGTGGAACTCCAATTAGAACGGATAATTTCGACTGGACTATTTCTGCAAACATGGCAGGAAATAAAAATAAACTAGTAAGCTTAATTGATGGACAAGATTTTTTCCAATTTACAACTAGTAATAATGGTGTAGTTGATGTAAGAGCACAAGTTGGTGAAGGTTTTGGAGATATTTATGGAACAGACTGGTTAAGAACAGATGATGGTAAACTTTTATTAACTGCTACTGGGCGTCCACAAGCAACTTCAGAAAGAGTTAAATTAGGAAATTATCAACCAGATTTTACTGGGGGTATTACAAATACATTTAATTACAAGAACTTTAGTTTAAATTTCTTAGTAGATTTTAGAATTGGCGGGCAAATATATTCTGCAACAGACGCAGCTTTAGATAACAGTGGTGCTTCTACAAGATCTTTAAAATATAGAGAAGGAGGCGTAACTCTAGATGGTGTTACCGACAATAATGGTACTTTAATACAAAACACAACAAATATTACAGCTCAAGAATATTGGGGAGCAGTATCTGGCATCGCATCAGAATATGTATATGACCAAACAAATGCTAGACTAAGAGAAGTAAGTGCCACTTATAGGTTATCATCTAAAACATTAGAGAATACATTTATAAATGCTGCATCTGTAAGTTTAACGGGAAGAAATTTATTCTTTTTCTTTAGAGATAGTAAAAACTTTGATCCTGAAAGTAGTTATTCTACCAGTAACTTTGCACAAGGTGTATTGTATTATAACCTACCTACAACAAGTAGTTTTGGACTTAGTTTAAATATTAAATTTTAA